The genomic segment CGCAATCTGTTCCAGGCCCCTGCCACGCACTCCAAAGGGGGAAACGGGCGTGTGAGTCAGCAGTACTCCGGTCACCAGTCCGCGGGTTACCTCCTGATCAACAAACTTGACCCGGATATAGGTCAGCGGCAGTGGCCTTAAACGTCGCAACTGAGTGGAATCTTTACGGTTCATGAACCGCTTAAAGGGGCGTAACACATCACCGGCACGAATCTGTAAAGCAGACGGATCAGGAGGCACAATCTCAGCAGCCTGCAACTGCAACTGCATAAATTCGTGATTTTGGTTATCACGGTAACGGCGCACATACTTCAAACAGGGCCGAAATGAGTCACGAACCAGCCGTGCTGCAATCGCGGCAACGAATTTACGGTCCGGTGTGAATTGCCGAATCGCAGGAGACAGATCATGGGTCCGCGTATCGTATTCCCTGCAAATTACTTCAAATCCGGCTGTACTGGCAGCCACACCCAGAAGCATTGCTTTGTCGGACTCTGATTCCGGATACCGGTTCAGGGCGAGCTCACCATCTTCCACCTCACGTTCACCGGACGGTTGAAGCAGTCGCTCAGCGTCAATCAAATCTGCGACATCCAGTTCGGCAATCTGAATCGGAGTACCTGGTCTCAACCAGTCGGCGGCATACACATCAAGCTGCCACATTCGGCCGTACATGCGACTGACGGCCTGGCGGATATCATCCAGCAACCGACGGGGGCGGAAAGAGCGTCCTCCGACGGCCCCTGTCATTGAAACCGATATCCGAACACGATACGAACACAGACGGAAAGGAACCTCGGACGTCGATTCGTCGTCTGCCAAATCCCGGGATCCATCGGCTTCCTGTACTGACAATTCAGCTTCCGGTATCCGGGCCGCACCGGCAGTACTGCTTAGCGGCAGCCAGTCAGCGGCAACCAGACTTAGAAAGATCAAGAACGACCACCCAAGCCGACGGTCATAACATCCGATGTGTCTCAAGGTTTCACCACCCAGCGTTGAACGTTGTCGTATACAGAAATCGGACGGTTCCTGTAACCGGTCACGCTGCTGCGAAATGCGACGAACTGATCAACCTCCCACAAAGGAATCAAAAACGCCTGGGCTGCAATATTTCGCTGCAGCCGGAATAAACTTTTCTGAGCCGCGCGAAAACTTCCCGCATAGTCCAGACGCGTCAGGTCACGTCTGAGCCAGTCCGGATACCGCCTCAACAGATTGACATCCAGTGTGTTGTCCGTCAACAACACAGACCACAGATCAAACAACGGCTCTTCCATACTGACACGACGATACAGCATGTCCCAGTCGGCATAACTGTCAGCGAACTCATCGGCCACCATCAGCCGAACATCAAGGCCAATGTGCGTCCACAGCTCAATCATCTTTTCGGCCGCAGTTCGCATTACCGGATCTGATTCGCAGAGCATGGTCAACTCAGGAAGTTTAATATCCCGGACTGCATCCTGAAGTTCGTCAGCATGATCGACCCGCCATGCAACTTCACTCCACACCTGATCCTCGGTTCGAGTGGCATTGAACGCTTCCCGGGCCTGGGCAACCATATTCTGTCTGACCGGAATACGCAGCTGTTCCTCTGCTGCAAACTTCAGTGTAAACGCGAGTCGGAGATTGAACAGCGGAGGATCCATCAAAGGATTACTGGCATAACTGTCACGCGCCCACGTGGCGCTGCTGAGACGACCATGCTCCATGGATTCATCCCTCAGAATAATATTTTTCAGAATGACGTCTCTGGGCACCGCAAAGGACAGCGCACGTCTCAGCTGGGCATTGACAATCTTTTGGGATTTCGGATTGAACACGATGACATGATTTGCCGGCACTGCCAGTTTCTGCACAAACCCCAGACCCGACTCCCGCACCGGGTTCACTTCCCACGGCTGAAGATCTGAAAGAACATCAATTTCACCCCGACGAAAAGCCTGAATCTGCTGGTGGCGAGTCTCGAAAACCCGTTCGACAATTTCTGCAACGTGGTACTGGTCAGATTGAAGATCATCAGGTTCCGGAATGGTTCTCAAATAAGACCGTCCGGATTTACTCTGAGTTTTCAGCCGAAAACGACCGGCCAGTTTTCCGGGTAATTCCAATTCACTGCCGGTCCGGTCCGTAGACACACGATGGATCGGAAACCGAAACAGCGCAGCGAGATTCAGCGGCACGCGTGAAAACTGAACTTCTATTTTGGTGGGTGATCGAACGATGTATCCGGAAACAAAGGAGGCCAGACGCGGATCAAACTGGTCACTGTTCGGATCGAGCCTGCCCTCCAGGGCAGCTGCAATCTGTCCCGCGGAAACCGGAACCTGTGACTGCCAGTACGGTCGACGGCTCCGCAGAGAGAAGGTCACAACACGGCCCAGATCCTGAGGGTCCCATTCTTCGACGATCGTTGAACGAAAATGCGTCATTTCACCGGCAACATCCGCCTCAAATACCGGAACAGAAACCAGCTCGCGATGGCGCCGCTGAGATGGTGACACAATCGGAAACGCTGAGTCAGCAACTGATTCAACACCGACGCGCACCACCTGGTATCGGGACAGGAGTTCTTCACCGGTTCTGCGATCAGCACCCGTCAATGGCCAGATTATGTCGGAGTCTCGGGCCAGTCGGCTTGCCGTTTCATGATCTGACTTGTTTGCGTACTCCGATGCCTCCATGAGTTTTGCCACTGCAAGTTCAAGCAATTTTTGACGCCACATTCCCGCAACTTCGTGATCGCTGAACCGCAACGTTAACCGCCGCAGCAGCCACCTTGCACGCCTGAAATCAGAGTCGCTGACCGCCTGGCTGATCATCGGAGCCAGCAGTATCCCCGTCAATTCAGACAATTGAGGATAAGTCGGATCTCTGTCGTATATCTGCTCTAACAATGCCAGTGCGGCAACCGGGCGGCCTTCTTTAATATGCGACTGTGACTCCAGAAACAGTAGTCGATTAAACCGAGGCGAGGTTTCTTTCCAGTCAGGTACATACGCATCGAGCCGCTGCAGCATATCGTAGGCTTTGTCCGTATCTCCTTCCTCAAGCAGCAAATCAATGCGTTCCAGCATCAGCTGCTCACTCCCGATAATATCAGCCACCTGATCCAGCTTGATCTGCCTGTTGGTAACCGTTCCGTCACGAAGGTCGACTGTCAGCAGTCCAAGTTGTTCAAAATGCAGATTTTCCCCGGCGGTTCGACGAGGCAGTGCATCCAGAGCATCTCTTTCTTCGATCAGACGCTGATATGTATTGGGGCGAGGTCCATCCAGCAGGCGACAATCAAGTACAAAGTTTTCTAGTTTCAGCACCACCCAGTCAAACCGTTCATTTTCCATCAGCTCTTCAAACGAGGGCGGTCGATTCATACTCTCCAGTGTCGGCAGTCCGTCCCGGTCAAGACGATTGTCTTCCTGAGCCCATAACGGTGCGGTATTCAGAAACGCCAATACGCCACACAAAATCCCGGTAAAACCAAACAGTGCCCTCAGCAAAGCTGTGCTGCCGAAGGCCTGCCGCCGGGAGGCTGGATAAAGATACTTTTGAATTCCGACGTACATTATTTTTATGTTAATTCACAGTTCTGATTGGGCAGGACGCTTCCGACCTTCGGTGTCTCGGACATACCGATGTCCCCTGAATCAATGACTGACCACGTCGTTCAGGGAATACAGACTTCCGTCAGCTCCCACCACAATGAAAGAAGAGCCAACGGCAACGGGACCTCGCTGAAGCCGCATATCCAGTTGGGTCGACTCTCCGACCGGCAAACCCGCAGCATCCAGATTCATCACCGTCCCGTCAGAAAATGCCGCAAGGAATCCGCCACTCGGCAGTGGCAACGGTGCATCAACAAATTGAGACGCATTTTTCGAAAATTTTCCGACAGAATTCAATTCAGCATTCAGTTCAAAAACCTCCACTTCATCATCACCGATCTCGACAAACAGACGATCTGCTGCAATCCGCAGCGGATGACTGACCGCCGCACCAAGGTCACGCTCCTGAACTTTCTGCAGCGTCGATGAATTGATCAACAGCAGTTGTCCGTCAGTCGTTGCGGCGCACAGATACTCGCCGGCTGCAACCGGAGGCAGATCTGTCTCACCGTCAAAGGAAGTGGAGGCAACTTCCGCAAGATGAGGTTCTGGACTCTCACGGTATTCAATCTGCACCATCCTGTTATCCGAGTTAATCGCGATCAGCTGCGTCTCACTGATGGACGTCATGGACTTCCACGAGGCTTCCGCATTCAAATCCCGTGACACCTGATAGTCTTCGGACTTTTGCCGGGTGGCCGTTAGTGTCAGTCGGCCTGGTGAAGCCACCACCAGGCCGTCGGCCAGCGGCACAGGATCACATTCCAGGGATCCGGGAAGTTCCCGGTCCCAGTTTCTCTCCAGCTGACCTGTCGGAGTAAATGTCCACAGGGCCCGTTCACTGCCATAACACCAGGCAGCAAGTCGACCGTCCGGAAGCTCCGTACCGCCCACCGGATCACTGAGTCCCTCGGGAAGACGAAACGGGCTGAGCGATGTGGTGTGAAAACCTGATTCATCAATTTCGCTGACGGGAATCCGAAAGACGTTACCAAAATCACTCAGAGCAATCAGCGACCGTCCGGACGTCGACTGACCAACTGCCACCAGATTGGTACTCAGCACTGTCCGCCAGTCCCCCGTCATCGTATTGCGATTCACCCGCGTAAAAAACACGGACGCGGAAAATGGTTTTGTCGTTGTCACCAGCAGACTCTCATCATCAATCTGCATCGGATACAGATGCTGGCCCCCGGCAACCACCGCTTCATCCAGCAGGACGGCCTGTGACGTAATACTAAAACGGCGCAAAGCCGTACTCGCCATCCACAGGTTGCCGCCTGGTCCGGCCGCAAGAAACGTGGAAGCAAAGACTGCGTTTTCCAGCTGGTTGGTCCCGATATCCGAAAGTGCATCGGTATCGGGTCGATCGGACACTCGAAAGGCTGTTAAACGCTGAGGTGTCGATGGAACATAAAGCTGATCTCCCCGCAGTAGACACGGATCCCAAATCTGGCCGACAACACTGCGACTTTGACGTTCGACCAGTTTTCCATTTTCAGACAACGTCAAAGCCCGTATACGAGAATTGTCGACAGAATCATTTTCGCACAACAGAAACAGTTCCCCCATCGTCAATAACGGCGCGCCCACACTTCCTTCACCATACTCCAGCCAGGTAGCCGCGCGACATTCCAGCGGCTGCAGCGACAATGTGTAAACAAATGCGGTCCGCCCGGGGATCACAAGTGATGCCTTATCCCGGCTGACAGTTGGCGGTCCCTGCACCGGCTGACTGAACCGGACTCGTCTGACAGCCTGCCCCGTCGCGACAGCAACCTGCCACAAGTCTCCCGCTTCCGTAGTAATATAGATCTGCTGGTTGAATATTAAAGGCGGACCGGACGCCGGTGATTCAATCGACTGTCTCCAGATCAATGTACTGTCTGTCTGTCGCACCAGCATCAGTTCGTTGCGTTCGCTGTGGAACAGCAGCAGCGCAGGTGACGAAGCATCGACCTTGGCCGGAGCAAACGGAGCCGGTCCTCCGATGTTACGTTTCCACACCGGTCTGCCGGTTTTTGAGTCCAGAGCAAAAACCACGTCGCCTCCTGAACCAAAAACGAGTTTCCCGTCGGAGACCAGACCGGACTGAGCCTGAGTCTGCAGATTGAGTGACAGCGAAGGCCGTTGATCGATATCCGCATCCAGTGGATACGCCTCTGCACCAAGATCTTCAGCAACCACTCTCTCAACTTCCGCAGCCTCAATCTCTGACAACACATCATTAAACTCCTGATCGTTCCTGATCACATCGAAACGATCAACTACCTCGGTGTACACGCCCAATGCACCGAACGTGTCTTCGGTCTCCAGCTTGTGACGAATTGACGCAAGTGAATTACTGAGACGGTCAGTTTTAAGAATGGCGGCTGCTGCGCTGCGCTGAAGACTTTCCAGCTCCTCACGCTTCTGAGGACTGACGCCACCACCTTTCTGCGTCAGCCGGTCCAGCATCACAAGAGTTGCTTCACTGGCATCCAGTGCCTCCTGGCTGGCCTTCTCCTTTGCCACCTGTGCGGCTGCACTGGTGATCTTCTTCGAGAATCGAATCAAATCGTCCTTTTGTTCAGCGAAGCCGCTGAAGTCACGGCATACATGAAAAAATTCATCCAGACACATCCGGGCCTGAATCACCGAATCAATACTGAACGAATTACCCTCGCTGTATTTCCGAACACGGGCAGAATGCAGGCCAATCAGAGCCGACTCTTTCGAAGTGCTGCCCGGATGAATTTCAAGGAATTGCCGAAACAGATCTTCTGCTTCGTTATAACTGGAATTCTGCAGTGCCTGCTGTGCCTGCTGCAGTCGACGAGATTCACTTTCCGTCATTAACAGAAAATAAAATACGGCAGCAACGATCCCCAGGCCGAAAATGACGAAGCACATCCCAAGAACAAACGGTGAACGTGACAATTTCTGTTCGCCGGGACGGGTCGGGCCACCGGCGATCTGATCATTCAGCTGAGACAAACGACCTCGTCGCAACTGGCGTTGAGCCCGCGAACGAATTTCATCACGGCGATGTTCGACGGCTTCCGAAGCTGCCTGTGCAGAATCAGCCGCATCGTCCATGTACTCAACAGAATCGTCTTTCGACTTACGCTTCGACACGATTGTCGTTCCAGTTCATCCGAATGGGAATTCGTAGGCAATTATGCAATTGTGTCACCCTGAAATTCAGAACACTCAACCGCAGCAAAAAAAGTGTCCGGCATTATTCCACCGTTCCGAAGACAGTACGAATCCGGCTGAAACCCGCCTGGGTTCCTGCATCGTTGACCCGAATTCGCATCTCGTGGCGAGAATCAGGATCAATTCGCAATTGCAAATCCAGATCTGCATCCTCCCTGTGTGCTGTCTCCAGCCTGCCCAGAATATCCTCGTACGTCTGAGCCTTTTCGTCACCGATATACACAACGTTGTCGTGTCCGATCTCAATCAGCAAGGAAGGATCGTCGGTATCATCAAGCGTCACTTCCACAGCTTCCTCAAGACGTGCCGGAGCAACATCGAACTTCTTTTGCAGATCAAATGCAGCAGTAATCATGAAAAAAATTAACAGCAAAAACGTCACATCGACCATTGGTGTCAGGTCTGTTTCTTCAAATTCAGGACGACGCCGGCCCAGACCAATCTCATCGTCGTCGAGCTCTTCCCACGAAGGAAGACTGACCCACTGACGATTACCAAGCACCATGTCAGGTGCGCGACGCCCGGATAACCTGCGATCCTTCGCCTTTTGCACATCGGTTGAGACAAATGAGCTACTAACCCTGGCGGGTGCGTTTTTTTTCTTTTCTGCAGGTACCGCACTCGACTCAGTAACGGCCTTACCCGTTATCTTCTCGATCTGAGACAACTCCGGCAGTCGCACCAGGTCCAGTGAACGCTTTTGCCTGACAGCGGTTTGCAGAATTTTGACGTCGTTCAGGATTGCCCCGGCTGTCTGATAACGCTGCGATCGTCTTTTCGCGATCATGCAGTGTACCATCCGACAGATAACGTCGGGCAGATCAGGATTTTCTTCGGAAAGAGGCGGAGCCATCGTCGTAATATGCTGAACCGCAATTCCGGTTGCCGTGTTACCCGTAAACGGAGTCCGATTACACAACATCTGGTAACAGGTGATCCCAAAGGAGTAAATATCTGACCGCTGGTCAAGATCTTCTCCACGGACCTGCTCAGGGCTCATGTACAGCGGCGTCCCAAGTGTCGTACCCTCCAGTGTCAGTCCGCCCGGTTCTGACTTTTCCTGAAGTTGAGCCAGGCCAAAATCCGCGACCTTCACAACGCCGTTTTTATCTACGAGGACATTGTCCGGCTTGATATCCCGATGAACAATGCCTGCATTCCCCGCAGCAGCAAGGGCCGCTGCCATTTGCCTGATGACATGCAGTGCAACATGCAGTTCAGGTATGCCGTGGATCTTTAGAATCGAAGCAAGGTCCTTACCCCGAACATATTCCTGGGCAATAAAGTGATAATCCCCCTCATGCCCAATCGTATAAACCTGCACAATATTCGCGTGACTGAGCGCAGCAGCGGTCATTGCTTCCTGGCGAAACCGTGAAACAACGCGTTCGCCTGATGAGTTCATCAGGGCCGGCTTGAGAACCTTCACCGCCACAGACCGTTCCAGCGTCGTTTGCTCCGCCAGATAAACGTCAGCCATCCCGCCACTGCCGATATGCTTCACCAGTCGGTATTCACCAAATGTTTTTCCGACCAGATCTTTCATTGGAACATCAGACTTTCAGTCAGCATTGCAAACAGCCGAAAATGAGAGACACACCGTTTCACGCAGAAAAAAAACTACCCGGAACGTTCCGATGCAGCCTGATTTTTCTGCCCGAGCTCTTTCAAATTTTCAGACTTCCGCACAACATTCGGACGAAACCACGGCTATCCGGCACGGTCCTTACAAAAAACTTTGGTAACTGATTTGTTACAGATCACGCACCGCGTGATCGTAATCCACCTCGCCTTCTATCGAGTTAATAACGGATTCCACTTCGCCGACAAACCCATTGCGTGCATCACGTCCGGCATAAATCATAATGTCCAGTTTGCCACCAACAGCCAGGTCTTCCAGTTCATCTGCCAGCTCGTCCAGACTCACTCGTCTCCCGTCGAACAACAGCCGGCTGTCATCTGAGATTACATCCGGAGACAAAATCTCAACGTTCAGGTACCCGTTGGCGTTGGCATTCTGTCCGGTCACAGCAGGTGGAATATCCTTGTCCGGAGTCGCCTGCATCGTGGATGTCACCATAAAAAAAATCAGCAGCAAAAAGGTGACGTCAATCATCGGAGTGATGTCGAGGTCACTGTCTGCTGTCCGCTTTTTTCTTCCGCCAATCCTGAATTCCGGAGACCGTCGCGGCATCCTTAATCTCCAATCCTCCACCTGAAACTGTCAATGTTCAATACGGACGACACAAGTCACGACCGGGATTTCGGTCCGGAACTCAGACCGGCGCGAACCTGTGATGCTTCCAGATCGTCAACCACGATCCCCATGATTTCATCGACCGAATCCTGCAGTCTGGCAATCCTGACATTGGCAAGATTCGTCATCACCACAATCGGAATGGCAATGGCAAGACCACAGGCCGTCGTTAACAGTGCAAAGCTGATGTCGTCTGCCAGATCCGACGGCTCGGGTTTTGCCGAACCCGCGATCTCACGAAAGGCCCCGATCATACCAACGACTGTGCCCAGCAGACCCAGCATCGGGGCAGACTTAACAATCGTATTGAGCCAAGCGAGTCTTCGGTCAAACTCTGACACAATTTCTCGCTCATAGAACTCGCTCAGCAGCTGTCGAATCTTTCTTACCGGTTTATTTCGATTTTCAATCGCCACCATGACCAGCTGGGGAACCGCACGCGACCAAAGTTCAGGAGAGTCGCAGATTTCCGTAGCCGCGTCAAAATGATTTGACTCCAGGTGACCGCCAATATCTTCCAGAAACTGTTCAGCGGACTCACGTCCGGGAAAAGATTTCTGAGCCACTCGGCGCATCAGCACGATAATACAATAGACACCGTAAATAAAGGAAATCGCCAGCGCGCCGTAAATTGCGTAGCCCAGCCAGAGAAGAATGGGCGAAATATCAATCTGAGCCAGCAGTGCCGGCTGGACCTGAAATTGCATGTGAATGTATGTCCTGAGCAATCGTTGACAGCGTCCTGCATCGCGATTTTGTCAAGTCTGGTTTTATCGATACTTCTGGTCTGTGACAATGAACTGGTATGCGCCTGATTCTCCGACCACCCGAAATCGGGTGCGTCGAATTTTTTCTGCCGGCTGACCGGCGTGGTTCATTTCAAGCTGAAGCAACATCGCTTCGGTCTCAGAAGGATAAAAATGTAAAATCTGCCCGCTGGCAGCATCGGTAACACCAGCCTCTTCTAACAACTCTAAATCAGCCTGCACACGGTCGCCACCCTGCCAGCTCATGAACAAACGCTGTTCTCCTGAGGTAATACGCGTCTCTCGTTTGTCTTTGGTGCTACTGAAATTGCTGACGTAGATGATCCGAAGGTCCGGAATTACCACACCCAGCTCTATGCCGAAGAAATCCAACTGCTGTGCATACTCACTGAGACTGCCGCTTTCAGAGAATTCAACATTCCATCGGTTTTCCTGGGGAATCGCGGTTGCTGTTCCTGCCCCTCCCAGTGGACTTCCGGTGCTGCCCACGGCACTGCCAAGGCTTCCGCCCGAACTCTCATCACTGAAGTTATTGGGAAGTTCCAGCTGAGTCGCCGCACCGGCGGTGCTAATCATTCGCTCCACCACTTCTTCCAGCCTTGATTCCTGCTGGTCATTCGACAGGGAGGGATCGTCAGACAGGTCTTCCGGAATCTCAACTTCCAGGGAGTCAGTGTCGACGCCGTCATCCGTATCGCTGATCGCCGGCATCATTTCGGTCTGCATCGTCGGCTGGCTGGGCAACAAATTGCTGAGCCAGATGGAAATCAGCACAATCACACTGCCAATAAGTACCAGAGCAGCAGCAATCACCACCGAACTGGTGTGATCATACCTCGTCTCCCGCATCACTGGGATGCGACCGGAAACAAGACGTTCCTTACGATCAGGTATGTTTGACATTTGTCAATCCACTCGACCCGAACGCAGAAGGAATTCACCACCAGGGAGTACAGGCGACACTCCGGCAGCTGGCGCAGCAGACTCAATTGGAACCCGATTCTTGAAAATCGCAGTTTAAAATACTAGCCGCATGCGCCGCTTGTTTCAACAAATCGACAAACGCACCTCTACGCCTGTGAGGCGACGAATTCACACATCAATCACATGCAGGCAGCACTCAGACCACCGGCAACCTCTGGCAACAACCATTTGCCTGCGTACATAGTTCGACGCTCCATGGTCGCTCCCCAAAACGCCTCGAAACAATTCAATCAGATTCGATTTCTACCGGGTCAGCCAACCGGTACCAAGACTGGAGATTTGGATACGTCACCTGCTGCCGGTTCAAAGCTGCACCACTGATCTGTACCCAGTCAACCGTTCCATAAAAAGGAATCAGGGAACGATCACGACGGGTCTTCTGTCACTTCAATTCGTACACACTGCACACCACTGTAGACAGCCACATGATTTCGTGCGGGCAGGACTACCGAAGTCAACAAACTCTGACAAAGTCCGCCGGAAACTTGATTAACTCAACAGTAGCCGGCAGAAGGCCGCGTTCCTACAGAAGCAGGGCATCACAGATCACCATGAAGTGACGTGAACGTATCGCATTACCCATACACGTCCGCTGACAAACCGGTAATGACAATCAGCAACGCACAAGGCTGTTCAAAAATCCCACAGCCCTTGTGTGCATTGCAGACGCTCAGGCCAGCACGTCGTGGACGACTTCACCATGCACATCGGTCAACCTGAAGTCCCGACCTGCATAGCGGTACGTAAGTCGTTCATGGTCCAGTCCCAGCTGGTGCAGAATTGTGGCGTGCAGATCGTGAAAATGGACTTTATTCCTGACTGCGTAATAACCATATTCATCGGTCTCACCGTATTGAATGCCGGGTTTCATGCCGCCGCCACAAAACCACATCGTATTGGCATGAGGATTATGATCACGACCATTCCTCATACCACCCTCCGATACCGGAGTACGACCAAACTCACCGCCCCACCAGACCAGTGTATCTTCCAGTAAGCCGCGTTCACGCAGATCTGTCAACAGAGCAGAGATTGGCTGATCGACTTCCAGTGCATTTTCTGTATGTCCCTCTTTGAGGCCCCTGTGCTGATCCCATTTGTAACTGTGTGACAGCTGAACAAATCTCACACCACGTTCGGCAAAACGACGAGCCATCAGACACTGCAGACCAAAGTCCCTGGTCGGTTCCTCATTGACTCCGTACATCGCAAGAGTGCGTTCCGTCTCATCTGAAATGTCCTGAACCATTGGCGCTTCGCGCTGCAGTCGAAAGGCCAGTTCAAATGACTGAATCCGACTCTCCAGATCTGAATCCGGACCAATAGACTGCAACTGCATCCGGTTCATCCGCTGCAGCAGATTCAGTTCCATTCGCTGACGGTCAGTTGAGGTACTCCCCTGAATGAAGGGAATTTTCGCATTCTGTGATTCCATGTTGGCGTGACCAACAGGAGTGCCCGCATAAGTTGCCGGCAGGAACGCGGACGTCCAGTTGTTGGCTCCGCCATGCGTCAGTGAAGGGCAGATCGTGACGTATCCAGGCAGATCCTGATTCTCTGTCCCCAAACCATAACTGAGCCAACTGCCCAGACTGGGGCGGACGAACGTATCACTGCCCGTATGCAGTTCCAGCAAAGCAGCACCGTGTCTGGAATTCGATCCGTGAATCGAGCGAATCAGTGTCAGCTCGTCCACATGTTTTGCCACGTGGGGAAAGAGTTCGCTGACATAGGCCCCACTGTCGCCGTACTGCTGAAATCGAAAGGGTGATTTCAGCAGGTTGTACGTCCTTGCAGAAACAACACGAGGTTTGGCGAACGGAATCGGTTTATTGTCATCTTTAATCAACCGGGGCTTGAAATCGAACGTGTCGACCTGCGACGGACCACCGTGCATGAAAAGAAAGATGACTCGTTTCGCCTTCGGTACAAAATGAGGCACCTGAACGCTTAAATCATTTCGAGTGGCGGCACGGGATTCGTCCGAAAGCAGACTGGCGAGGGCGACCGATCCAAAACCAGCACTGGCCTGTCGCAGCAAATCACGGCGGGTCACAGCAGTGTGATTGTTCCAGTGGGACAAATTGT from the Fuerstiella sp. genome contains:
- a CDS encoding protein kinase codes for the protein MKDLVGKTFGEYRLVKHIGSGGMADVYLAEQTTLERSVAVKVLKPALMNSSGERVVSRFRQEAMTAAALSHANIVQVYTIGHEGDYHFIAQEYVRGKDLASILKIHGIPELHVALHVIRQMAAALAAAGNAGIVHRDIKPDNVLVDKNGVVKVADFGLAQLQEKSEPGGLTLEGTTLGTPLYMSPEQVRGEDLDQRSDIYSFGITCYQMLCNRTPFTGNTATGIAVQHITTMAPPLSEENPDLPDVICRMVHCMIAKRRSQRYQTAGAILNDVKILQTAVRQKRSLDLVRLPELSQIEKITGKAVTESSAVPAEKKKNAPARVSSSFVSTDVQKAKDRRLSGRRAPDMVLGNRQWVSLPSWEELDDDEIGLGRRRPEFEETDLTPMVDVTFLLLIFFMITAAFDLQKKFDVAPARLEEAVEVTLDDTDDPSLLIEIGHDNVVYIGDEKAQTYEDILGRLETAHREDADLDLQLRIDPDSRHEMRIRVNDAGTQAGFSRIRTVFGTVE
- a CDS encoding ABC transporter substrate-binding protein; translation: MYVGIQKYLYPASRRQAFGSTALLRALFGFTGILCGVLAFLNTAPLWAQEDNRLDRDGLPTLESMNRPPSFEELMENERFDWVVLKLENFVLDCRLLDGPRPNTYQRLIEERDALDALPRRTAGENLHFEQLGLLTVDLRDGTVTNRQIKLDQVADIIGSEQLMLERIDLLLEEGDTDKAYDMLQRLDAYVPDWKETSPRFNRLLFLESQSHIKEGRPVAALALLEQIYDRDPTYPQLSELTGILLAPMISQAVSDSDFRRARWLLRRLTLRFSDHEVAGMWRQKLLELAVAKLMEASEYANKSDHETASRLARDSDIIWPLTGADRRTGEELLSRYQVVRVGVESVADSAFPIVSPSQRRHRELVSVPVFEADVAGEMTHFRSTIVEEWDPQDLGRVVTFSLRSRRPYWQSQVPVSAGQIAAALEGRLDPNSDQFDPRLASFVSGYIVRSPTKIEVQFSRVPLNLAALFRFPIHRVSTDRTGSELELPGKLAGRFRLKTQSKSGRSYLRTIPEPDDLQSDQYHVAEIVERVFETRHQQIQAFRRGEIDVLSDLQPWEVNPVRESGLGFVQKLAVPANHVIVFNPKSQKIVNAQLRRALSFAVPRDVILKNIILRDESMEHGRLSSATWARDSYASNPLMDPPLFNLRLAFTLKFAAEEQLRIPVRQNMVAQAREAFNATRTEDQVWSEVAWRVDHADELQDAVRDIKLPELTMLCESDPVMRTAAEKMIELWTHIGLDVRLMVADEFADSYADWDMLYRRVSMEEPLFDLWSVLLTDNTLDVNLLRRYPDWLRRDLTRLDYAGSFRAAQKSLFRLQRNIAAQAFLIPLWEVDQFVAFRSSVTGYRNRPISVYDNVQRWVVKP
- a CDS encoding biopolymer transporter ExbD, translating into MPRRSPEFRIGGRKKRTADSDLDITPMIDVTFLLLIFFMVTSTMQATPDKDIPPAVTGQNANANGYLNVEILSPDVISDDSRLLFDGRRVSLDELADELEDLAVGGKLDIMIYAGRDARNGFVGEVESVINSIEGEVDYDHAVRDL
- a CDS encoding MotA/TolQ/ExbB proton channel family protein, producing MQFQVQPALLAQIDISPILLWLGYAIYGALAISFIYGVYCIIVLMRRVAQKSFPGRESAEQFLEDIGGHLESNHFDAATEICDSPELWSRAVPQLVMVAIENRNKPVRKIRQLLSEFYEREIVSEFDRRLAWLNTIVKSAPMLGLLGTVVGMIGAFREIAGSAKPEPSDLADDISFALLTTACGLAIAIPIVVMTNLANVRIARLQDSVDEIMGIVVDDLEASQVRAGLSSGPKSRS
- a CDS encoding PQQ-binding-like beta-propeller repeat protein; the protein is MSKRKSKDDSVEYMDDAADSAQAASEAVEHRRDEIRSRAQRQLRRGRLSQLNDQIAGGPTRPGEQKLSRSPFVLGMCFVIFGLGIVAAVFYFLLMTESESRRLQQAQQALQNSSYNEAEDLFRQFLEIHPGSTSKESALIGLHSARVRKYSEGNSFSIDSVIQARMCLDEFFHVCRDFSGFAEQKDDLIRFSKKITSAAAQVAKEKASQEALDASEATLVMLDRLTQKGGGVSPQKREELESLQRSAAAAILKTDRLSNSLASIRHKLETEDTFGALGVYTEVVDRFDVIRNDQEFNDVLSEIEAAEVERVVAEDLGAEAYPLDADIDQRPSLSLNLQTQAQSGLVSDGKLVFGSGGDVVFALDSKTGRPVWKRNIGGPAPFAPAKVDASSPALLLFHSERNELMLVRQTDSTLIWRQSIESPASGPPLIFNQQIYITTEAGDLWQVAVATGQAVRRVRFSQPVQGPPTVSRDKASLVIPGRTAFVYTLSLQPLECRAATWLEYGEGSVGAPLLTMGELFLLCENDSVDNSRIRALTLSENGKLVERQSRSVVGQIWDPCLLRGDQLYVPSTPQRLTAFRVSDRPDTDALSDIGTNQLENAVFASTFLAAGPGGNLWMASTALRRFSITSQAVLLDEAVVAGGQHLYPMQIDDESLLVTTTKPFSASVFFTRVNRNTMTGDWRTVLSTNLVAVGQSTSGRSLIALSDFGNVFRIPVSEIDESGFHTTSLSPFRLPEGLSDPVGGTELPDGRLAAWCYGSERALWTFTPTGQLERNWDRELPGSLECDPVPLADGLVVASPGRLTLTATRQKSEDYQVSRDLNAEASWKSMTSISETQLIAINSDNRMVQIEYRESPEPHLAEVASTSFDGETDLPPVAAGEYLCAATTDGQLLLINSSTLQKVQERDLGAAVSHPLRIAADRLFVEIGDDEVEVFELNAELNSVGKFSKNASQFVDAPLPLPSGGFLAAFSDGTVMNLDAAGLPVGESTQLDMRLQRGPVAVGSSFIVVGADGSLYSLNDVVSH